The following proteins are co-located in the Microbulbifer sp. VAAF005 genome:
- a CDS encoding SOS response-associated peptidase family protein translates to MCSVFDVSDHAGMERFLDTYGIRGAGHMIYGRRRRPTQQVSIVTTRKGSAEIENAIWHLYLERHGDTWRPHKKYWSINSNWKKLDSRPEYRKSRCLIPATAWVESQGGKHPVEFSYGEPFFFCGLYKIWGNLLSCSIITLDSHPATKRYHEKSLPMIAPNRPDFVASWLNCAAATEDFSPFLKPSIEYSGKILTAHPLLRATSTEYIGDPIPVIG, encoded by the coding sequence GTGTGTAGTGTCTTTGATGTCAGTGATCATGCGGGTATGGAGCGCTTTCTAGATACCTATGGTATCCGGGGTGCCGGACATATGATTTACGGTAGGCGCCGGAGGCCCACCCAGCAGGTGTCTATCGTAACTACTCGGAAGGGTTCTGCTGAAATAGAAAACGCTATTTGGCATCTCTACCTTGAGAGGCATGGTGATACTTGGCGGCCCCATAAAAAATACTGGTCCATCAACAGTAATTGGAAGAAACTGGACTCCAGACCGGAATATCGCAAGTCTCGTTGCTTAATACCCGCTACCGCCTGGGTGGAAAGCCAAGGTGGCAAGCACCCAGTGGAATTCAGTTATGGTGAACCTTTTTTCTTTTGTGGTTTGTATAAAATCTGGGGAAATTTACTCAGTTGCTCAATCATTACTTTGGACTCCCACCCAGCCACTAAGCGCTACCATGAAAAGTCACTTCCCATGATTGCGCCCAATCGCCCAGATTTTGTAGCATCCTGGTTAAATTGTGCGGCGGCGACAGAAGATTTTAGCCCTTTCTTAAAACCATCCATTGAGTACTCGGGGAAAATACTGACAGCCCACCCTTTGCTGCGGGCAACTTCGACTGAGTATATCGGTGATCCTATCCCCGTAATTGGATAA
- a CDS encoding OmpA family protein, translating to MAGKFLSASCLFLLAFTLVGCDQSESPKKYTLEPVDGIQSGDSEKTARKAAPFADELVRFLRGNNRSIGDTFRLRLEFDPGGFAPRIETIADLEALLVIMRDFSEMRISIEGHTDSGGDAKKNLSLSQRRADWVKHFLIERGVSADRMEAQGYGDTDPIADNETEKGKRENRRLMIRVLNFDRVPSKLPRR from the coding sequence ATGGCGGGTAAATTCTTGTCTGCCAGTTGCCTATTCTTATTGGCCTTTACTCTGGTGGGCTGTGACCAGTCCGAATCCCCAAAGAAATATACGCTCGAGCCTGTCGATGGAATACAGTCAGGTGACAGTGAGAAGACTGCCCGAAAAGCGGCCCCTTTTGCCGATGAGCTGGTGAGGTTTTTACGGGGAAATAACCGGTCCATCGGGGACACATTCCGCCTGCGCCTGGAGTTCGATCCCGGCGGTTTTGCCCCCCGCATAGAAACCATTGCCGATCTGGAAGCCTTGCTGGTGATCATGCGCGATTTTTCAGAGATGCGAATCTCCATTGAGGGGCATACAGACAGTGGCGGCGATGCTAAGAAGAATCTCAGCCTGTCCCAGCGCAGAGCGGATTGGGTAAAGCATTTCCTGATAGAGCGGGGCGTCTCCGCTGACCGTATGGAAGCCCAGGGCTACGGCGATACCGATCCGATTGCGGATAATGAGACAGAGAAAGGCAAGCGGGAGAACCGCCGCCTGATGATCCGGGTACTAAATTTTGATCGTGTTCCCAGCAAACTGCCGAGGCGCTAA
- a CDS encoding CmcJ/NvfI family oxidoreductase has translation MQTAVRSSFQDQLVTAIIHYADPSSDLVYDKRSEGPGPANLVENVISQQVHIYDGRALKTAGERFRLDTQGFELVRPMLGINLRQLDDALHALDQPSGSSPSPEERDQLIRTQWYPAIESWIGAHLGAAKVLTFDHTLRAQPSTDVTPEMSRSRRSPVKLVHNDYTPWSAERQLKETLEARGYKPSDYPRYQFINLWLPLLRPVQESPLAMVDLRTVAASDFHNMRLIYPERKGQISVLSFNPVHRWIWFSDMQPGEGILLRVFDSQHRGDVTGIPHCAFDLPGSAGAPRRTSLEIRTIVLFDQ, from the coding sequence ATGCAAACCGCAGTCCGATCCTCCTTTCAGGATCAATTAGTTACAGCAATTATTCACTACGCTGATCCCAGTAGCGATCTGGTGTACGACAAGCGTTCAGAGGGCCCTGGGCCTGCCAATCTGGTCGAGAATGTTATTTCCCAGCAGGTTCACATCTACGATGGTCGCGCCTTGAAAACCGCCGGGGAGCGTTTTCGTCTCGATACCCAGGGATTTGAGCTGGTACGCCCTATGCTCGGCATAAACCTGCGCCAGCTGGATGATGCGCTACACGCGCTGGACCAACCCTCAGGGAGTAGCCCCAGCCCTGAGGAGCGCGACCAGTTGATTCGCACCCAATGGTATCCAGCTATTGAATCCTGGATAGGCGCTCACCTGGGTGCAGCAAAGGTACTGACCTTTGACCACACGTTACGAGCCCAACCATCGACTGATGTGACACCGGAGATGAGCCGCAGTCGCCGATCCCCGGTGAAATTGGTGCACAACGACTACACACCCTGGTCCGCAGAGCGCCAGCTAAAGGAAACCCTGGAGGCCCGGGGGTACAAGCCATCAGATTATCCGCGCTACCAATTTATTAATCTCTGGCTGCCCCTATTGCGCCCGGTGCAGGAGTCGCCGTTGGCAATGGTGGACCTGCGCACTGTCGCCGCCAGTGATTTCCACAATATGCGATTAATTTACCCAGAGCGAAAAGGGCAGATTTCGGTGTTGAGTTTCAACCCGGTTCACCGCTGGATTTGGTTTAGCGATATGCAGCCCGGCGAAGGCATTTTACTGCGGGTCTTCGATAGCCAGCACCGAGGTGATGTAACCGGTATTCCCCACTGCGCTTTCGACCTGCCGGGAAGTGCAGGGGCACCACGCAGAACCAGCCTGGAAATTCGCACTATTGTCCTGTTTGACCAATAA
- a CDS encoding DUF6058 family natural product biosynthesis protein — MELLSYLDKHFLTKEQLIQATQISELQLQRYQDEGVMPKPSYKLNIQWDCESFFGPHFEKQAVEYFAKGYASWIGIIEAKQDFNSIYQCFGNQYMAKIAQLRNLGYESRNPKFSSGISQHIEEEWQHFIEGTYGLCTLSGLPEDIAAKELASTEINALLAQGNLSQKQLHRLNRFVDLLDETSAYFAPHERSISSRQKLIDTPRRKYNLDCSVSKSK; from the coding sequence GTGGAATTGCTTAGTTATCTGGATAAACACTTCCTAACCAAAGAGCAGCTTATTCAGGCTACTCAAATCAGCGAACTACAATTGCAACGCTACCAGGATGAGGGTGTTATGCCAAAGCCCTCCTATAAGCTCAATATTCAATGGGACTGTGAATCCTTTTTTGGACCCCACTTCGAAAAACAGGCAGTTGAGTACTTTGCAAAAGGCTACGCCAGCTGGATTGGTATCATAGAGGCTAAGCAAGACTTTAACTCTATTTATCAGTGCTTTGGTAATCAATACATGGCTAAAATAGCTCAATTGCGAAATTTAGGATACGAATCCAGAAACCCAAAATTTTCATCCGGAATTTCTCAACATATCGAAGAGGAATGGCAACACTTTATTGAGGGGACTTATGGATTATGTACTCTCAGTGGCCTGCCAGAAGATATAGCAGCAAAGGAGCTGGCTAGCACAGAAATAAATGCACTTCTTGCTCAAGGTAATTTAAGCCAAAAACAGCTACATCGGCTTAATCGCTTTGTAGATCTTCTAGATGAAACCAGCGCATATTTTGCACCTCACGAAAGAAGTATAAGTTCAAGGCAGAAGCTAATTGATACGCCGCGCAGGAAATATAATTTAGATTGCTCTGTATCAAAAAGTAAATAA
- a CDS encoding ParD-like family protein, with protein MGIVKISDELHDEIRKASTVMARSINSQAEYWIKIGMLAELSPELSYSDLCKKLLRNQALTLEELTRE; from the coding sequence ATGGGCATCGTCAAGATATCCGATGAGCTACACGATGAGATTCGCAAGGCCAGTACGGTGATGGCCCGTTCAATTAATTCCCAGGCGGAGTACTGGATCAAGATTGGGATGCTGGCGGAGCTGAGCCCGGAATTAAGCTACAGCGACTTGTGTAAGAAGTTGCTGCGCAATCAGGCATTAACCCTGGAAGAGCTGACACGTGAGTGA
- a CDS encoding right-handed parallel beta-helix repeat-containing protein, with product MKIRNIYATVLFSGLLSPFSVWAIDCGDIITAPTTLDRDLLCVITEQNEVALTIEGPRGSLNMDGFQLTCDDEEATGQAGILLTGIGAQVYGGIIAACRDGVNAEGEGSHSIYSMEIIDTIFDAIYIESNNSIARDNIITNSDRGDGIELNGNTNTVTRNTITGIDNSGIELRGSFNNISFNEISGSGNQGIEVNGQFTNVFSNIVTNGLNDGIAVGEGDESDNADFSTISLNNVSGNSGLGIPIRLSSNTLVTQNTVESNGEGGIGIFVEGSEFNKIVRNTSLNNSPYDLEDDTDPGDCSGTNTWVFNTFTAAEPACLD from the coding sequence ATGAAAATACGTAACATTTACGCAACAGTTTTATTTTCAGGATTATTGAGTCCATTTTCTGTTTGGGCTATTGACTGTGGAGATATTATTACAGCACCAACCACTCTGGATAGGGATTTGCTCTGTGTGATAACGGAACAAAATGAAGTCGCTTTAACCATAGAGGGTCCTAGAGGAAGCCTGAATATGGACGGCTTTCAGCTTACCTGTGATGATGAAGAGGCAACGGGGCAGGCCGGAATACTGTTAACTGGTATTGGAGCCCAGGTATATGGTGGGATCATTGCGGCCTGTCGAGACGGGGTCAATGCGGAAGGGGAAGGCTCACACAGTATTTATTCTATGGAAATCATTGATACGATATTCGATGCCATCTACATAGAATCCAATAACAGTATTGCCAGGGATAATATTATCACCAACAGCGATCGCGGCGATGGCATAGAATTAAATGGTAACACTAATACCGTAACTCGAAATACCATAACGGGTATTGATAACTCGGGCATTGAATTAAGAGGATCCTTTAACAATATTAGTTTTAATGAGATAAGTGGAAGTGGCAATCAGGGAATCGAAGTAAATGGGCAATTTACCAATGTCTTCTCTAATATAGTGACCAACGGATTAAATGATGGTATTGCCGTAGGGGAAGGAGATGAATCTGACAATGCTGATTTTTCTACCATCTCACTAAATAACGTCTCAGGAAATTCTGGTTTAGGTATTCCGATTAGGCTTTCCTCAAATACTCTAGTAACTCAAAATACCGTAGAGAGTAATGGCGAAGGAGGTATCGGTATCTTTGTTGAGGGCAGTGAATTTAACAAGATTGTTCGAAATACCTCTCTCAATAACTCACCTTACGATTTGGAAGATGATACCGATCCGGGCGATTGCAGCGGCACCAATACTTGGGTCTTTAACACGTTTACCGCAGCAGAACCTGCATGCCTGGATTAA
- a CDS encoding 2OG-Fe(II) oxygenase, whose product MSTTESIDTVTHLDDFFVIACEPGAEHPALPTWATRSKNPAALAEQAPQPVSRRDIAEVPGAFQLLNVFSKEECQRLIDITEAVGYLPDAAVSLPREVRHNDNLTWVVDEVTERLIWQRCRDLAQDLNGYFGGREAVGINRRFRFYRYGEGDFFQFHTDGAWPGSRIDNNQLIANGFPDRYSEMTFLVLLSEDFEGGATRFRVNADDPIKQPSRDSLLDIDIRTPAGAVLCFPHGMHPLHRIHSSTPITRGIKYIIRTDILFLQE is encoded by the coding sequence ATGTCCACGACTGAAAGTATTGATACTGTCACCCACTTGGATGACTTTTTTGTTATCGCTTGCGAACCTGGAGCAGAACATCCGGCCCTACCTACCTGGGCTACTCGCAGTAAAAACCCGGCGGCCCTGGCCGAGCAAGCACCGCAACCGGTTTCACGACGAGATATCGCCGAGGTACCCGGAGCCTTCCAATTGCTCAATGTCTTTTCAAAAGAGGAATGCCAACGGCTCATTGATATCACTGAAGCGGTGGGTTATTTACCGGATGCAGCCGTCTCCCTGCCCCGGGAGGTCCGCCATAACGACAACCTGACCTGGGTGGTTGACGAGGTTACAGAGCGGCTGATCTGGCAGCGATGCCGAGACCTGGCGCAGGACTTAAATGGTTACTTTGGTGGAAGAGAGGCTGTCGGCATCAATCGGCGTTTCCGCTTTTATCGCTATGGTGAGGGAGATTTCTTCCAGTTCCACACCGATGGCGCCTGGCCCGGTAGCCGCATTGACAACAACCAGTTGATCGCCAATGGCTTCCCCGATCGCTATAGTGAAATGACGTTTTTAGTACTGCTGAGTGAAGATTTTGAAGGTGGTGCAACCCGATTCAGGGTGAATGCAGATGATCCCATAAAACAACCCAGTCGGGACTCTTTATTAGACATCGATATCCGCACACCTGCCGGAGCCGTACTGTGCTTCCCCCATGGAATGCACCCCTTACATAGAATTCACAGCTCTACTCCAATCACCCGAGGAATCAAATATATTATTAGAACGGATATTCTCTTCCTGCAGGAATAA
- a CDS encoding NAD(P)/FAD-dependent oxidoreductase — MRNKNNSGEAIMTETPEKKRSAPKPSRLRIGRRYRPSRLEGNYDAIIIGSGIGGLTCAAMLSAMGKKALVLEQHYTAGGYTHAYDRNGYEWDVGVHYIGDVGEHPTMTRKIFDFISNNQLHWAPMDSTYDRICIGDKQYDLKAGRQQFIDELVSHFPDERANIEEYLQRLNVVAKAMQRLAMEKMLPSWCGPFIRLWRKLHEPAWLNKTTREVLSGITSNEKLISVLTGQWGDNGMTPSEGSFIIHALIAKHYLYGGYYPVGGASKISETIIPQIQASGGDVFTYAKVETILMNGDQVRGVRMSDGHEIEAPLVVSGAGVFNTFEKLLPRSTSERMGYIRDLDTVNRSMSHLCLYIGLEKTAEELNLPKTNYWIYSSDQYEEDMQAFIDDQDKEIPLVYISFPSAKDPTFTQRYPGRATIEIVAPANYDWFARWHDKPWGKRGDDYEDLKEAFSQRLLEHLYKHMPQLRGEINYYELSTPLSTDYFCFYPRGEIYGLDHDPNRFEQSWLRPKSRVKGLYLTGQDVMSCGVAGAMISGMLTAQSIIGLRQTGKLMKKIFSNQAPKAPVNSSEELGNASS; from the coding sequence TTGAGGAATAAAAACAATAGTGGCGAGGCCATCATGACAGAGACCCCTGAGAAGAAGCGCAGTGCCCCAAAACCAAGCCGGTTGCGTATTGGTCGGCGCTATCGCCCGAGCCGCCTAGAAGGCAATTACGACGCCATTATCATTGGCTCAGGCATTGGCGGTCTGACTTGTGCTGCGATGCTCAGTGCCATGGGCAAGAAAGCACTTGTCCTTGAGCAACACTACACTGCCGGAGGATACACCCACGCCTATGACCGCAATGGTTATGAGTGGGATGTCGGCGTCCACTATATCGGCGATGTGGGCGAACACCCCACCATGACCCGCAAGATCTTCGATTTTATTTCCAATAACCAGTTGCACTGGGCGCCAATGGACAGCACCTATGACCGCATCTGTATTGGCGATAAGCAATACGACCTGAAAGCCGGCCGCCAGCAATTTATCGATGAATTGGTCAGCCACTTTCCCGATGAGCGCGCGAATATCGAAGAGTACCTGCAACGGCTGAATGTAGTTGCCAAAGCCATGCAGCGACTGGCAATGGAAAAAATGCTGCCCTCCTGGTGTGGACCTTTTATTCGCCTGTGGAGAAAACTGCACGAACCCGCCTGGCTCAATAAAACCACCCGCGAAGTTCTCAGTGGAATCACCAGCAATGAAAAGCTGATCTCTGTGCTTACAGGGCAGTGGGGTGATAATGGCATGACCCCATCCGAGGGCAGCTTTATTATTCACGCCCTGATCGCCAAACATTATCTGTATGGCGGTTACTATCCTGTCGGCGGCGCCAGCAAAATCTCCGAAACGATTATTCCCCAGATTCAGGCCAGTGGTGGGGATGTATTTACCTATGCCAAGGTGGAAACCATCCTGATGAATGGGGATCAGGTTCGCGGTGTAAGAATGTCCGACGGACATGAAATCGAAGCACCATTAGTTGTCTCCGGCGCAGGGGTATTTAATACATTCGAGAAGCTGTTGCCGCGCAGTACCAGTGAGCGCATGGGATATATCCGCGACCTGGACACCGTCAACCGCTCCATGTCTCACCTGTGTCTGTATATTGGCTTGGAGAAAACAGCGGAAGAATTAAACCTGCCCAAGACCAATTACTGGATCTATTCCAGCGATCAGTACGAAGAGGATATGCAGGCCTTTATCGACGATCAGGATAAGGAAATACCGCTAGTCTATATTTCGTTCCCGTCTGCGAAAGACCCCACCTTTACCCAGCGCTACCCGGGCCGCGCCACCATCGAAATTGTGGCACCGGCCAACTACGATTGGTTTGCCCGGTGGCACGACAAGCCTTGGGGCAAGCGAGGAGATGATTACGAGGACCTGAAGGAGGCATTTAGCCAGCGCCTACTGGAGCATTTGTATAAGCATATGCCGCAGTTGCGTGGGGAAATTAATTACTACGAGCTTTCAACCCCGTTATCCACGGATTACTTCTGCTTCTATCCACGAGGAGAGATCTACGGACTGGATCACGATCCCAACCGCTTTGAGCAATCCTGGCTGAGACCCAAAAGCCGGGTCAAAGGGCTCTACCTTACCGGACAGGATGTGATGAGCTGCGGCGTAGCTGGTGCAATGATCTCCGGTATGCTCACAGCGCAGAGTATTATTGGACTGCGTCAAACTGGAAAGTTGATGAAGAAAATATTTTCCAACCAAGCCCCAAAGGCGCCGGTAAATTCCAGTGAGGAATTGGGTAATGCCTCTAGCTGA
- the map gene encoding type I methionyl aminopeptidase: MSEIKIKTPDEQELMRQSGQLLSRVFAMLDSFIEPGVSTMQINERVEEFIVNELNARPASKGQYDYPYALNTSVNEVVCHGMPSDKQLLREGDIINVDITLEKSGYIADSSKMYSIGTVTPIARKLVTTCYEAMWAGIATVKPGVTFGDIGNAIQRHTERNGFSVVREYCGHGIGREMHEAPQVLHFGRPGSGEVLQEGMTFTIEPMINQGNRKTKLKKDGWTVVTKDKKLSAQWEHTILVTGDSYEVLTLRDEERSSKIK, translated from the coding sequence GTGAGTGAAATAAAAATAAAGACTCCTGATGAGCAGGAGTTAATGCGCCAATCGGGTCAATTGTTGAGCCGTGTATTTGCCATGCTGGACTCCTTTATTGAACCGGGGGTCTCGACAATGCAAATTAATGAGCGGGTAGAAGAATTTATTGTCAATGAACTCAATGCCCGCCCCGCCAGCAAGGGGCAATATGATTATCCTTACGCCCTGAACACCTCAGTCAATGAAGTAGTCTGTCACGGCATGCCAAGTGATAAGCAGCTACTGCGGGAGGGAGATATCATCAATGTGGATATTACCCTGGAGAAATCTGGCTATATCGCGGATTCCAGCAAAATGTATAGCATCGGTACCGTGACCCCTATTGCCAGAAAACTGGTAACCACCTGCTATGAAGCTATGTGGGCCGGTATTGCCACGGTAAAGCCGGGAGTTACTTTTGGTGATATCGGCAATGCAATCCAGCGCCATACCGAGCGCAACGGCTTCAGTGTCGTACGGGAATATTGTGGCCACGGTATTGGCCGGGAAATGCATGAAGCACCTCAGGTTCTTCACTTTGGGCGGCCTGGTTCCGGTGAAGTTTTACAGGAGGGAATGACATTTACCATTGAGCCCATGATCAATCAGGGAAATCGTAAAACCAAACTCAAGAAAGATGGCTGGACTGTAGTAACTAAGGATAAAAAGCTATCGGCCCAATGGGAGCATACGATTTTGGTAACTGGTGACAGTTATGAAGTGCTAACGCTTAGGGATGAAGAGAGATCTTCTAAGATTAAATAG
- a CDS encoding HAD family hydrolase, producing MSSTDLIIFDCDGVLVDSESIVCRILAEEMNRLGLQTTAEELDEQFSGRPARDCLVEIEKRFGGPLPDNYFGNTERRIREAFQQELQPVVGIEGLLDQLQQLGLRSCVASSGSHQKMQLTLNKTGLYDYFDGRIFSADDVSRGKPWPELFLHAADAMGVAPERCLVVEDSIAGVSAAVSAGMRVVGYSAHPVRGPQLEQQGARVVTDMMAVLNFI from the coding sequence ATGTCTTCTACCGATTTAATTATTTTTGACTGTGATGGTGTGCTGGTAGACAGCGAGAGCATCGTCTGTCGCATATTGGCAGAAGAAATGAATCGCCTGGGCTTGCAGACCACCGCCGAGGAGCTGGACGAGCAGTTCAGCGGTCGCCCGGCCAGGGACTGCTTGGTGGAAATCGAGAAGCGCTTTGGCGGACCACTACCGGATAATTATTTTGGCAATACGGAGCGGCGTATCCGCGAGGCGTTCCAGCAGGAATTGCAGCCGGTTGTGGGTATCGAAGGCTTGCTCGACCAACTGCAACAGCTGGGGCTGCGCAGCTGCGTGGCCTCCTCGGGCTCTCACCAGAAAATGCAGCTGACACTGAATAAGACCGGCTTGTACGATTATTTCGACGGGCGGATCTTCAGTGCCGACGATGTATCCCGGGGCAAGCCCTGGCCAGAGCTATTCCTGCACGCGGCTGATGCCATGGGGGTGGCGCCGGAGCGCTGTCTGGTAGTGGAGGACTCCATTGCCGGTGTCTCTGCGGCGGTCTCTGCAGGTATGCGCGTGGTTGGCTACAGTGCCCATCCAGTAAGGGGTCCCCAGCTGGAACAGCAGGGTGCCCGGGTAGTCACAGACATGATGGCAGTTCTCAACTTTATTTAA
- a CDS encoding LysR family transcriptional regulator, which produces MNSPPTEVDAIRANLLTMLGLRGYNENQVTVVSDTGLSRNHRANPLERLELRQLRLMNAILRELNLSRVADQLGVSQQTVSEQLKRLREIFDDRLFIRTSNGVIPTPLAERLAPKLDEILNNVAALLRTDEFDPAQHRGIFTISATDFEQRVVLPVLLKQLRQQAPDIKVVVLKLEIDRMAQQLQTGEVDLVFSTPGFVPDNSPSMLLYREHYVCVCCQHTDMLHSANKPLEMEELAALPQLVVSPSRGDLRGMADSWFEQFGLERNVVLSVPSFAAAAECIASTNTVAFLPSRLLPDPRLKTLPIVEQPPGFDVIAAWHTRSSQDPLHKWIRALLAQQFPSN; this is translated from the coding sequence GTGAACTCTCCCCCCACCGAAGTGGATGCCATACGGGCCAATCTACTCACAATGCTAGGGTTACGTGGATACAATGAAAACCAAGTAACAGTTGTGAGTGATACAGGTTTGAGCAGAAATCATCGGGCGAACCCGCTGGAGAGGCTGGAGTTACGTCAACTTCGCTTAATGAACGCTATCTTGCGGGAACTGAACTTATCCCGGGTGGCTGACCAGCTGGGTGTGAGCCAGCAAACAGTCAGTGAACAATTGAAACGCCTGCGGGAAATCTTTGATGACCGGTTGTTTATCCGTACCAGCAACGGTGTTATTCCCACGCCCCTGGCCGAGCGCCTGGCTCCTAAATTGGATGAGATCCTGAACAATGTCGCGGCGCTGCTGCGTACGGATGAATTTGACCCGGCACAGCATCGGGGCATCTTTACCATCAGTGCAACGGACTTTGAGCAGCGGGTGGTACTGCCAGTTCTCCTCAAGCAACTGCGTCAGCAGGCCCCGGATATAAAAGTCGTGGTGCTTAAGTTGGAGATTGATCGCATGGCCCAGCAACTGCAAACCGGTGAAGTGGATCTGGTGTTTAGCACGCCGGGATTTGTGCCGGATAACAGTCCCAGCATGTTGTTGTATCGAGAGCACTACGTCTGCGTATGTTGTCAGCACACCGATATGCTGCACAGCGCCAATAAGCCTTTGGAAATGGAAGAGTTGGCGGCATTGCCACAGCTGGTGGTATCACCTTCCAGGGGAGATCTGCGGGGCATGGCGGATAGTTGGTTTGAGCAGTTTGGTTTGGAGCGCAATGTGGTGCTGTCTGTCCCCTCTTTTGCCGCCGCAGCCGAGTGCATTGCCTCTACCAATACCGTTGCCTTTTTGCCCTCGCGACTGTTGCCTGATCCCCGACTAAAAACACTGCCTATTGTCGAACAGCCCCCGGGGTTTGATGTGATTGCCGCCTGGCATACCCGCAGCAGTCAGGACCCTTTGCACAAGTGGATTCGCGCCCTGTTAGCACAACAATTTCCCAGTAATTAA
- a CDS encoding aldehyde dehydrogenase family protein, translating to MENILRSIDPLTGEAIGSLPVSKPQDIQDMVEKAHKAQRVWSSKSLQERVQRLQQAYTKLNAEERELTQLISREMGKDARRAQYEAGGVVQGGAWLAGDAGDALRAKRSGGSEIQYRPLGVVAVISPWNYPLAMANNLIVPALVAGNAVILKPSEESPLVADLLVKILNQTLPQDILQIAHGDGATGEALVKSPINMVAFTGSRTTGQKIMANAAPALKRLVMELGGNDPMIVLQSANIPQAAQFAVGSSFENSGQMCTSTERIYVDEKIADKFENAVVALAKQYRVGGWQEPQVDIGPLVNHRQHRKVVEHIHDALNKGAKLLLGERDPQVPFIPPTVISGIRPGMLVEDDETFGPIVAIDRFSSVDDVVERANNSVYGLGAVVFGESKQAEQVASQLQAGMIGINQGAGGSPWVGAKQSGFGFHGGAEGHRQFAQITVLNR from the coding sequence ATGGAAAATATACTTCGATCGATTGATCCACTAACCGGAGAGGCCATCGGATCGCTACCTGTCAGCAAGCCCCAAGATATTCAGGACATGGTGGAGAAAGCCCACAAAGCGCAGCGAGTGTGGTCGAGTAAATCTCTTCAGGAGCGGGTACAACGACTTCAGCAGGCTTACACAAAACTGAATGCGGAAGAGAGAGAGCTGACACAACTTATCAGCCGTGAAATGGGCAAAGATGCCCGGCGTGCACAGTATGAAGCCGGCGGCGTAGTTCAAGGCGGTGCCTGGTTAGCGGGGGATGCCGGAGATGCCCTGCGGGCAAAACGCAGTGGCGGTAGCGAAATTCAATATCGACCACTGGGCGTTGTTGCGGTTATCTCCCCCTGGAATTATCCACTGGCCATGGCCAATAACCTGATTGTTCCCGCCCTGGTCGCCGGCAACGCTGTGATTTTGAAACCTTCAGAAGAATCGCCATTGGTCGCTGACTTATTGGTGAAAATACTCAATCAAACCCTGCCTCAGGACATTTTACAAATTGCTCACGGCGATGGCGCAACCGGTGAAGCCCTGGTGAAATCCCCCATCAATATGGTCGCCTTTACCGGATCGCGAACAACGGGCCAAAAAATTATGGCCAATGCCGCTCCGGCATTGAAACGCCTGGTTATGGAGTTGGGTGGCAATGACCCAATGATCGTGTTGCAGAGCGCCAATATTCCCCAGGCTGCACAATTTGCCGTTGGCTCCAGTTTTGAGAATTCAGGCCAGATGTGCACCTCCACAGAGCGTATTTATGTGGACGAAAAAATTGCCGATAAATTCGAAAATGCCGTGGTGGCATTGGCGAAGCAATATCGTGTCGGCGGGTGGCAGGAGCCACAGGTGGATATCGGCCCCTTGGTTAATCACCGCCAACACCGAAAGGTGGTGGAGCATATCCACGATGCCCTGAATAAAGGCGCAAAGCTTCTTCTAGGGGAGCGCGATCCACAGGTGCCTTTTATTCCGCCCACAGTTATCAGCGGTATTCGACCGGGCATGCTGGTGGAAGATGATGAGACTTTTGGGCCTATCGTAGCCATCGACCGCTTTAGCTCAGTAGACGATGTGGTCGAGCGGGCCAATAACTCTGTTTACGGTCTCGGTGCGGTTGTGTTTGGTGAAAGCAAACAGGCCGAGCAAGTCGCCAGCCAGCTGCAAGCGGGAATGATTGGCATCAACCAGGGCGCCGGCGGGTCACCTTGGGTGGGCGCCAAGCAAAGTGGCTTTGGCTTCCACGGTGGAGCTGAAGGGCACCGGCAGTTTGCACAAATTACCGTTTTAAACCGCTAA